GCTGAGCCCGGTCCCGGCGGCAGACCAGGCCCTCGACCTCGCGCTGCGCAGCGATCTGGGCGCCCCGGATGTGCGCCATCTCGTCGTCGTCAGCGGCGGCGATGCCGAAAGCGCGCTGCAGGCCGCCGAAGCGGTCGGCGCGCGCCTGCAGCAGCTGGCGAACGAAGGGGCGATCGGCGGGTTCGAGAGTCCGGCGCTGTATCTTCCGTCCCAGGCGACGCAGCTGGCCCGGCGCGCCAGCCTCCCCGAACCGGCCGAACTGGGCCGCCGGCTCGAACTCGCGACGACCGGCCTGCCGCTACCGGCCGCGCGCCTCGCGCCGTTCGTCGCCGATGTCGCCGCCGCACGCGAACGGGCGCCGTTGACGCGCGGCGATCTCGACGGAACGAGCTTCGCCCTCGCCGTCGATTCACTGCTGCTCGCGCAGCGCGACCACTGGATCGCGCTGCTGCCATTGCGCGCCCCCGCCGACGGCCCCTTTGCGCACGCGATCGACCCGCAGCGGGTGCGTACCGCGCTCGAAGGGAACGCAGCGCACCCGCTGTTCATCGATCTCAAAGGCGAATCCGACCGCCTCTATTCCGGTTACCTCAACGAAGCGCTGCTCCTTGCGCTCGCCGGCGTCGCGGCGATCGTCGTGCTGCTCGGGCTCGTGCTGCGCTCGGCCGCGCGCGTGCTGCGTGTGCTCGCGCCGCTCGTCGCAGCGGTGCTGGTCGTCGTCGCGGGCCTCGTGCTCACCGGCGTCACGCTGACGATCCTGCATCTGGTCGGGCTGCTCCTGATCATCGCGGTCGGCTCGAACTACGCGCTCTTCTTTGACGGCAGCGAAAACTGCGGCGGGCCCGCACCGCGCACGCTCGCATCGATGCTGTTCGCGAACCTGACGACGGTCGCCGGTTTCGGCGTGCTGGCATTCTCGTCGGTGCCGGTACTGCAGGCGATCGGCAGCACCGTCGGCCCCGGTGCGATCCTCGCGCTGCTGTTCGCGGCAGTCCTGTCACGCCCCTGATGCCCCGCCGCTACCGCCCGACCCCGCTGATCGGACTGTCCGTCGCGCTGCACGGCGCAGCGGGTGGCGGCCTGCTGCTGCACCCGGACGCCTGGCCGTGGGCAGCCGGCGCGCTCGCCGCGGACCACGCGCTGCTGACCACTGCCGGCCTGCTGCCGCGCTGCCGCCTGCTCGGCCCGACCTGGACGCGCCTGCCGGCTGCAGCCGCCGCGCGCGGCGAAATCGCGCTCACGATCGACGATGGTCCGGATCCGCACGTGACGCCACATGTGCTCGATCTGCTCGACCGCCACGGTGCGCGCGCGAGCTTCTTCGTCATCGGTCGGCGCGTCGAACAACATCCGGCGCTCGCGCGCGAGATCGTCGCCCGCGGCCACGCGCTCGAAAACCACAGCGAACAGCACCTGAAGAGCTTCTCGCTGCACGGGCCGCGCTGGTTCGAGCGTGAGATCGCGACCGCGCAGCAGACGATCAGCGCGTGCTGCGGCGACGTCCCGCGCTTCTTCCGTGCACCGGCCGGGCTGCGCAATCCGTTCCTCGAACCGGTGC
The window above is part of the Azoarcus sp. PA01 genome. Proteins encoded here:
- a CDS encoding polysaccharide deacetylase family protein, with the protein product MPRRYRPTPLIGLSVALHGAAGGGLLLHPDAWPWAAGALAADHALLTTAGLLPRCRLLGPTWTRLPAAAAARGEIALTIDDGPDPHVTPHVLDLLDRHGARASFFVIGRRVEQHPALAREIVARGHALENHSEQHLKSFSLHGPRWFEREIATAQQTISACCGDVPRFFRAPAGLRNPFLEPVLARLDLQLAAWTRRAYDTRIGDARKVGDRLLGGLAAGDILLLHDGNAARSGRGTPVILDVLPRVLAACAAAGLRPVTLRAAIR